One segment of Daphnia magna isolate NIES linkage group LG2, ASM2063170v1.1, whole genome shotgun sequence DNA contains the following:
- the LOC116916883 gene encoding NEDD8, protein MKIIIKPLTGKEFELEVNPECDVEHLKQLIEKKCNMPGAQHQRLVHLGKTLSDGSSLLTYKVTEGSKIHLFTKKIDHGPKRSGLDIALYNALKSHLSKEDIDKVVTEFNKELQTAFTNYSLDDIERLAVNLLR, encoded by the exons atgaaaataattataAAGCCTCTCACTGGAAAAGAATTCGAGCTCGAg GTAAATCCAGAATGTGACGTCGAGCATTTGAAACAGTtgattgaaaagaaatgtaaTATGCCAGGAGCCCAGCATCAGCGCCTTGTTCACTTAGGCAAAACTCTCTCAG ATGGTTCTTCATTATTAACCTACAAAGTTACAGAAGGTTCTAAAATCCATCTCtttactaaaaaaattgatcatGGCCCCAAACGTAGTGGTTTGGATATTGCACTTTACAATGCACTGAAAAGTCATTTAAGTAAAGAAGATATTGATAAAGTTGTAACTGAATTCAATAAAGAACTACAGACAGCATTCACCAATTACAGCCTGGATGACATAGAACGATTGGCTgttaatttgttgcgatga
- the LOC116916885 gene encoding methyltransferase-like protein 7A, translating into MSSPQDDGSKNSMGISTYLTVSLLVGVLLYLINKKFGKTIKNWLFASFWNRAMKEYHATMRDMKKSHFDSMLEHKSTDADLRKRSVLRVLEIGAGPGANFEFFPKNSKLMVVEPNAFFEPMFYENQHKYPDIKMEKFIVSSAEDMKEVGDNSIDIVVSTLVLCSVTSVERTLSEVQRVLAPGGKFYYWEHVHDKPGTWLHLVQNLLSPLWNFLFDGCNLNRNIDQTVLGCKGFSQVEQKRFNVPLKNGLWGFIRAHVMGQATK; encoded by the exons ATGTCTTCACCACAGGATGATGGTAGCAAAAACAGTATGGGAATATCCACATATTTAACTGTTTCCCTACTTGTTGGGGTACTTCTGTATTTGATAAACAAGAAGTTTGGAAAGACAATCAAGAATTG GTTGTTTGCttcattttggaatcgtgCAATGAAAGAATACCATGCAACAATGAGAGACATGAAAAAATCACATTTTGACTCCATGCTTGAGCACAAGTCTACAGATGCTGATCTTAGGAAAAGGTCTGTTTTGAGGGTTTTGGAAATTGGAGCAGGCCCTG GGGCCAATTTTGAGTTCTTTCCCAAAAATTCTAAGCTTATGGTTGTTGAACCAAATGCCTTCTTTGAGCCTATGTTTTATGAGAACCAACACAAGTATCCCGAcattaaaatggaaaaattcaTAGTCAGCAGTGCAGAAGACATGAAAGAAGTTGGAGATAATAGTATTG acaTTGTTGTCTCTACTTTAGTCCTCTGCTCTGTTACTAGTGTTGAAAGAACTCTTTCGGAAGTTCAGCGCGTACTAGCGCCA GGCGGCAAATTTTACTATTGGGAACATGTTCATGATAAGCCTGGAACTTGGCTCCACTTGGTCCAAAACTTACTTAGCCCTTTATGGAATTTCCTTTTTGATGGCTGCAACCTGAATCGCAACATCGATCAAACTGTTCTCGGCTGCAAGGGTTTTTCACAAGTTGAGCAAAAGCGCTTCAATGTCCCGCTGAAAAATGGACTTTGGGGTTTTATTCGGGCTCATGTTATGGGTCAAGCAACAAAATAA
- the LOC116916889 gene encoding serine/threonine-protein kinase/endoribonuclease ire-1, with the protein MAENVRRTLEEGAPLIEQPRETTSIDTEIREPVREGHDCKLFRICTGKENDPYLYVPHFQKEKKKRPIYEGYYNCDVPVAIVRIDPSSHSGPTKKEIGRELQILKELEVHENFIRYFTHEMNKDFVFIATELCLCSVADLLDPALEEEIPEKEAIMLDLQAKEILRQATRGLSYLHQNNFVHRNIKPNNFLIKEVKTGDKSCRFVVKITDFRLTRKRDPHKNLQLSGSVASEGWEAPESQDLEKDLSTKLDVFILGCFYHYVFVALSKNEANNGKPRHPFGDSNMRTYNIINRDYFSKRELPFVSNDEEEAKVVDLIKKMLMFNEEDRPTLQQVLEDDYFEPSEDYKIYNYEDKSKKPGLCVIFNQEKFEDGKRSVEEVRGTEMKFGYALKTEINDLANERDFKDYGCLVVCLLSHGIEDAILCNDGKFVNTNELKYQFSLDNCPSLYGKPKVFIIQACQGKLGQSKTGIKAPLEKSNKRRFDSNIDRVGY; encoded by the exons ATGGCGGAGAATGTAAGAAGGACATTGGAAGAAGGGGCACCGCTGATTGAACAACCAAGGGAGACAACTTCAATTGACA CGGAAATAAGAGAACCAGTGCGTGAAGGGCATGACTGCAAGCTTTTCCGGATTTGCACTGGAAAGGAAAACGACCCATATTTGTACGTTCCCCActttcaaaaggaaaagaaaaagagaccaATTTATGAGGGGTACTACAACTGCGATGTTCCAGTTGCCATCGTAAGGATTGACCCCAGCAGTCATAGCGGTCCgaccaaaaaagaaattggtcGAGAGCTTCAAATATTGAAAGAACTGGAGGTCCACGAAAATTTTATTCGCTATTTTACTCACGAGATGAACAAGGACTTCGT GTTCATTGCAACAGAACTGTGTCTGTGTTCAGTTGCAGACCTTTTAGATCCAGCTCTCGAGGAGGAAATCCCAGAGAAAGAAGCAATTATGTTGGATTTACAAGCGAAAGAAATCCTGCGCCAGGCAACGAGAGGACTCAGCTACTTACACCAAAACAACTTCGTCCATCGCAACATCAAACCCAATAACTTTCTTattaaagaagttaaaacagGCGACAAATCATGTCGATTTGTAGTTAAAATAACTGACTTTCGCCTAACCAGAAAGCGTGATCCTCATAAGAACTTGCAATTATCGGGGTCGGTTGCATCAGAAGGATGGGAGGCACCGGAAAGCCAAGATTTGGAAAAAGATCTCAGCACAAAATTGGACGTCTTCATTCTCGGTTGTTTCTATCACTATGTCTTTGTTGCCCTGTCGAAGAATGAAGCCAACAACGGAAAGCCCAGACATCCATTCGGAGACAGTAATATGCGTACGTATAATATTATCAATAGAGATTATTTCTCTAAGAGAGAGCTTCCATTCGTTTCCAATGATGAGGAAGAGGCAAAAGTGGTAGATCTTATAAAGAAGATGTTGATGTTCAACGAGGAGGACCGTCCAACATTACAACAAGTTCTTGAAGATGATTATTTCGAGCCCTCTGAAGATTATAAAATATACAACTATGAAGACAAATCAAAGAAACCCGGCCTTTGTGTTATCTTCAACCAGGAAAAATTCGAAGATGGAAAAAG gTCCGTAGAGGAAGTGAGAGGGACCGAGATGA AGTTCGGATACGCTTTGAAAACTGAAATCAATGATCTGGCCAACGAAAGAGATTTCAAGGATTATGGCTGTTTAGTTGTATGTCTTTTGTCTCATGGAATTGAGGACGCAATCCTATGCAATGACGGCAAATTCGTTAACACAAATGAACTAAAGTACCAGTTCTCTTTGGATAATTGCCCCTCCCTCTATGGCAAACCGAAAGTCTTCATCATTCAGGCTTGTCAGGGAAAACTGGGACAGAGCAAAACGGGAATAAAAGCTCCTTtggaaaaatcaaacaaaagacGATTCGACAGTAACATTGACAGAGTTGGATATTGA
- the LOC116917875 gene encoding serine/threonine-protein kinase 17B, with protein sequence MVGGGGKDSESVEAIGLEHSFVLSPTMSSIPGLLTLCPSRAELLVAREPLHQLYTVEKQPFARGKFAAVKRCRNVLNGEQFAAKLIRKRRRGGGPTPESLHEAAVLDLCRSCPHIVQLVQLYDTPLETILILQLATGGELQSVLDRDEIPEEKHVVRLLRQVLGGLLFLHNFDIAHLDLKPQNLLLTGPFPECDIKLCDFGIARHIARGADMREILGTPDYVAPEILNYEPISLATDMWSVGVLAYVLLTGCTPFGGETKQETFCNITRCQLEFPDELFQDVSPTAIEFISNLLTHDPSTRLTAQCCLHHSWLNIGPSTDKIPSFLPSEDSSTLSCNNIPVPDDEDLEDRQTRADSAYHNTFDKLFVGGQTAPKIGVACAANAVPLSTASSKLVVLPKRIGTAPTKNSLTPYAFLRF encoded by the exons atggTGGGTGGAGGTGGAAAAGATAGTGAATCTGTCGAAGCAATTGGATTGGAGCATTCTTTTGTGTTGTCTCCAACAATGAGTTCAATACCTGGTTTGCTGACTTTATGCCCATCTAGGGCTGAATTATTGGTAGCCCGGGAACCACTCCACCAGCTGTATACAGTGGAAAAGCAGCCTTTCGCAAG GGGCAAGTTTGCTGCGGTGAAGCGATGTCGAAACGTTTTGAACGGAGAACAATTTGCTGCCAAACTGATACGCAAAAGACGTCGAGGTGGCGGTCCGACACCCGAATCGTTGCATGAAGCAGCAGTCTTGGACTTGTGTCGATCGTGTCCGCACATTGTTCAGTTGGTACAATTGTACGACACACCTTTGGAAACCATCCTCATTTTGCAACT AGCTACTGGTGGGGAGCTGCAAAGTGTGCTAGATCGCGATGAAATACCGGAAGAAAAACACGTTGTCCGTCTTCTACGTCAAGTTTTGGGGGGTTTGTTATTCCTCCATAACTTTGACATAGCACACTTAGATTTGAAG CCTCAAAATTTACTATTAACGGGACCATTCCCTGAGTGTGACATTAAACTGTGTGACTTCGGTATAGCAAGGCATATCGCTCGTGGGGCGGATATGCGCGAAATTCTAGGGACTCCAGACTATGTCG CGCCGGAAATATTGAACTATGAACCCATCAGCCTAGCAACAGATATGTG GTCGGTCGGTGTTCTAGCATATGTATTGCTCACCGGTTGTACGCCGTTTGGAGGAGAGACCAAACAGGAAACTTTCTGTAATATCACTCGCTGCCAACTGGAATTTCCTGACGAACTCTTCCAGGATGTTTCACCTACAGCCATCGAATTCATTTCCAACCTGCTTACCCACGATCCCAG TACTCGACTGACTGCCCAATGTTGCCTTCATCACTCGTGGTTAAATATCGGCCCCTCCACCGATAAAATCCCGTCCTTCCTGCCGTCTGAAGATTCTTCCACACTCTCTTGCAATAACATTCCGGTTCCCGATGACGAGGATCTCGAAGATCGTCAGACGCGTGCGGATAGCGCGTACCACAACACGTTTGATAAATTATTTGTTGGTGGTCAGACGGCTCCCAAAATAGGAGTCGCTTGTGCTGCAAATGCGGTGCCTTTGTCCACGGCCTCTTCAAAGCTAGTCGTTCTTCCTAAACGGATTGGTACAGCACCCACCAAAAATAGTTTAACGCCATATGCATTTCTTCGTTTTTGA
- the LOC116916887 gene encoding LOW QUALITY PROTEIN: uncharacterized protein LOC116916887 (The sequence of the model RefSeq protein was modified relative to this genomic sequence to represent the inferred CDS: deleted 1 base in 1 codon), with product MKKNSLRYVTIVLTKSREQWKFYQIIWNRGVDVNVISAYSATALDLVCLTNSKPNAIDLVRLLLQHGAHPNKRSSDSSTPLHKLIWTNHSATLIPLMSLLIQYGADVNARQENDENALHKLLRVNQTPDLLRAVHLLVESGIRMNENGGRAKGFGSALHILCEANQTSHLLNVARCLVESGTCVNLRDDKNNTVLHILCRYNQTDHLLPVMRFFMEAGMTETDVTAKNDQGQTALHVLCQYNQTKELPSAVEFLTQNSIHGSNTSSNSLSALSFVCKYNQTDQLPTVMKLLMPLEDVNQTDYYGSRATHLCAQYQKACITTSLNILADNGADLAATNSDGETILHLACQYADKLNLFSFVSSLSEEIVRKLVDLPDALGRTPLHQAAKSGCMKTVQFLADFVGARVLDANGKCFANYLDTFLRQKGTSLCTCCSWDSSFGLKDIDTLHRHLLSKPIVQATCVPCSIARIEGSIPTHIDDVYIFNATDNYVRAPQSNHWANLLQVWNNLDKKLDFTAVTAVAEIGMRCGRSCVYRNCVWCHLQLSVSSYIRCLIDEVEKLDPRFATRRLIFYGSSAERTKLFQLDEFDFLVVLSHFAEDKDDCGCVSYCGNSQSAFLNYGNGRHGISSGRAVYYFYQLLRAATKRVDCFNIHVRDISFGETCTTLHLTFCGYGQVISISIDITIGISRSNLLRPGSVRRSPASLPDMSSPDNSEEETEYLVPFRDKCGPPEWRLSYPTLERDTLLQTGEEVRMCYRVLKLLVMLCQRSKSAMADDAHQHMIKQKTKPSTYSLKTCLFRYMEFNNPPWSQEDAISHCIGILEVLLTHPGVHLKSFFNPQLTVAYIDHEALAVCSQICDRLRSCVI from the exons ATGAAAAAGAATTCCTTACGATATGTTACTATCGTTCTGACCAAGAGCCGCGAGCAGTGGAAATTCTATCAGATTATTTGGAACCGAGGAGTTGACGTCAACGTCATATCCGCGTACTCTGCTACTGCCCTCGATCTCGTCTGTTTGACGAACTCCAAGCCGAACGCCATTGACCTAGTTCGCTTGCTACTACAG CATGGCGCCCATCCGAATAAAAGATCTTCCGACTCGAGTACGCCATTACATAAGCTTATATGGACCAACCATAGCGCCACTCTCATTCCGCTGATGTCTCTTCTCATCCAGTATGGGGCGGATGTTAATGCCCGCCAAGAGAACGACGAAAATGCTTTACACA AGTTGCTCCGAGTGAATCAAACACCCGACTTACTTCGCGCCGTGCATCTCTTAGTTGAGAGCGGGATCCGAATGAACGAGAACGGTGGACGGGCAAAGGGATTCGGATCGGCCCTTCACATTTTATGCGAGGCCAATCAAACGTCGCATCTGCTTAACGTGGCCCGCTGCTTGGTTGAGAGCGGAACTTGTGTGAACTTGAGAGACGACAAAAACAATACTGTCCTTCATATCCTATGTCGCTACAACCAGACGGACCATCTACTTCCCGTGATGCGATTTTTCATGGAAGCTGGCATGACGGAAACAGATGTAACGGCCAAGAACGATCAAGGCCAGACTGCGCTTCATGTTCTTTGTCAGTACAACCAGACGAAAGAGTTACCAAGCGCCGTCGAATTCCTTACTCAAAATAGCATTCATGGATCGAACACTTCTAGTAACTCGCTGTCGGCACTGTCATTCGTATGCAAATACAATCAGACGGATCAGCTACCTACTGTGATGAAACTGCTAATGCCTTTGGAGGACGTTAATCAGACAGATTATTATGGCAGCCGCGCTACCCATTTATGCGCACAATATCAGAAAGCTTGCATCACCACGTCGCTGAACATTTTGGCTGATAATGGTGCGGATCTCGCAGCCACTAACTCGGATGGAGAAACCATTTTGCATCTGGCGTGTCAGTACGCTGATAAGCtcaatttattttcatttgtgtCATCGTTGAGTGAAGAAATCGTACGGAAGCTGGTCGATTTGCCAGATGCACTTGGCAGGACACCACTTCATCAAGCAGCCAAGAGTGGTTGCATGAAAACAGTTCAATTCTTGGCTGATTTTGTCGGTGCCCGA GTTTTGGACGCTAACGGTAAATGCTTCGCCAATTATCTGGATACGTTTCTAAGGCAGAAAGGCACCTCGCTGTGTACCTGCTGCTCGTGGGACAGCTCTTTCGGTCTGAAGGATATTGACACCCTACACCGACATCTCCTCTCCAAACCGATAGTTCAAGCGACTTGTGTTCCCTGCTCTATCGCTAGGATAGAAGGCTCCATTCCAACTCACATTGACGACGTCTACATTTTCAACGCGACAGACAACTACGTCAGGGCACCGCAATCTAACCATTGGGCGAATTTGTTGCAGGTTTGGAACAATTTGGACAAGAAATTAGATTTCACTG CTGTGACTGCTGTCGCAGAAATCGGTATGAGATGCGGCCGATCGTGTGTCTATCGAAATTGCGTATGGTGCCACCTGCAATTATCCGTCAGCAGTTACATCCGTTGCCTAATCGACGAGGTAGAGAAACTGGACCCTCGTTTTGCTACTCGACGTCTCATATTCTATGGAAGCAGCGCCGAACGAACGAAACTCTTTCAGCTGGACGAGTTTGATTTCCTGGTGGTGCTGTCGCATTTTGCCGAAGACAAAGACGATTGCGGCTGCGTATCGTATTGTGGCAACAGCCAGTCTGCCTTCCTGAACTACGGGAACGGGCGACATGGAATCTCCTCCGGAAGAGCTGTTTATTATTTCTACCAACTCCTCCGCGCAGCAACGAAACGCGTTGATTGCTTCAACATCCACGTTCGTGACATCTCGTTTGGAGAGACTTGCACGACGCTCCATCTCACATTTTGTGGTTACGGCCAGGTTATATCCATCAGTATCGATATCACCATTGGTATATCTCGTTCCAACTTGCTGCGGCCTGGGAGCGTTAGAAGATCGCCAGCATCTTTGCCTGACATGTCATCACCTGATAATTCGGAGGAGGAAACCGAATACCTAGTACCGTTTCGCGACAAATGCGGCCCACCGGAATGGCGACTGTCTTACCCTACCCTAGAG AGAGACACTTTGCTACAAACTGGCGAAGAAGTTCGCATGTGTTACCGTGTTCTAAAACTGCTTGTAATGCTGTGTCAACGAAGCAAATCAGCGATGGCTGACGATGCGCATCAACACATGATTAAGCAGAAGACGAAGCCTTCAACTTACAGCCTCAAGACCTGCCTTTTCCGTTACATGGAGTTCAACAATCCGCCATGGAGTCAAGAAGATGCGATCTCGCATTGCATCGGTATTCTTGAAGTGCTCCTCACGCATCCGGGAGTTCACCTGAAATCTTTTTTCAATCCGCAGTTAACTGTTGCTTATATCGATCACGAGGCATTGGCTGTTTGCTCCCAAATCTGTGACCGACTTCGTTCATGCGTGATTTAA
- the LOC116916882 gene encoding trypsin Blo t 3 isoform X2: MRYNGGLRCGGSLFGDSHVLTAAHCLHGLPISDTSKLSVTANTLKLAADASAVTRSVAKFIIHPNYNTRNNDNDVALLVLSSPINNVEKVSLPDAEKVTTTTTSTSSTRRTTTRTTKRPFFATKTTRRPFFATTRRPSTAKTTTKVAIATTTRPTVKTSTTRRTLKRAATNPTIKTTVKTMTEKPIPRSFETYANKSAVIAGWGTTTSGGSISPVLLKATVQVLDNTICTKQYGSSLFVSANMLCAAAPGKDTCQGDSGGPLLVDGVQVGITSWGYGCASPNYAGVYTRVTSYVDWISATQVSNPAPASG; encoded by the exons ATGCGCTACAATGGTGGACTTCGTTGCGGTGGATCCTTATTTGGGGATTCACATGTATTAACGGCTGCCCATTGTTTGCACGG GTTACCTATATCAGACACGAGCAAATTAAGCGTGACTGCAAACACTCTGAAGTTGGCAGCTGATGCTAGCGCCGTCACGAGATCAGTGGCGAAATTCATTATTCATCCAAATTACAATACCCGAAACAAC GATAATGACGTCGCCTTGCTAGTCCTCAGTTCTCCCATTAACAACGTAGAGAAAGTTTCACTTCCTGACGCGGAAAAGGTGACAACAACTACGACATCCACATCATCAAcaagaagaacaacaacaagaaccACAAAAAGACCTTTCtttgcaacaaaaacaacaagaagacCTTTCTTTGCAACAACAAGGAGACCATCGACAGCGAAAACTACAACAAAAGTCGCCATTGCGACAACAACGAGACCAACGGTGAAAACGTCGACAACAAGGCGCACACTAAAAAGGGCCGCAACCAATCcgacaattaaaacaacagtAAAAACCATGACGGAAAAACCTATTCCAAGGTCTTTCGAGACTTACGCCAATAAGTCGGCGGTCATCGCCGGATGGGGAACAACAACTTCTG GAGGTAGCATTTCACCTGTACTGTTGAAAGCTACAGTCCAAGTTCTAGACAACACGATCTGTACCAAGCAATATGGAAGCTCTTTGTTCGTTAGCGCTAATATGTTGTGCGCTGCCGCCCCGGGTAAAGACACGTGCCAG GGTGACAGTGGCGGACCTCTTCTTGTTGACGGGGTTCAGGTGGGAATCACGAGCTGGGGCTATGGTTGTGCTTCTCCAAATTATGCTGGTGTGTATACGCGCGTCACCAGTTACGTTGACTGGATCTCGGCCACCCAGGTTAGCAATCCTGCTCCAGCTTCCGGATAA
- the LOC116916888 gene encoding uncharacterized protein LOC116916888, whose protein sequence is MTDQCQEDSLKEIDSSRHPGTTNSQKRRRNAAEKETTSTDEEIREPVREGDDCKLFCICTGKENDVPQYLYVPHFQKKENKRPIYQGYYKCDVPAAIVQIELLRSGTTKKEIDRELLILKELEVHENFIRYFTHEMNKDFVFIATELCLCSVADLLDPALEEEIPEKEAILLDLQAKEILRQATRGLSYLHQNNFVHRNIKPNNFLIKDVKTGDKSCRFVVKITDFRLTRKRDPHKNLQLSGSVASEGWEAPESRDLTKDLSTKLDVFILGCFYHYVLVALSKNEANKGKPRHPFGDSSNTRTDNINNIDYFSERELPFVSNDEEEAKVVDLIKKMLKFNEEERPTLQQVLADPYFMPSEDYNIYKSAIPGLCVIFNQEEFENGEVRKGSERDRNKLKETFNKLGFKTIIYNDQSSYALKTEIKSLAKKDFKNYGCLVVCLLSHGIENAILCYDGRYVNTDELKYEFSLDKCPSLYGKPKIFIVQACQGNLEQSQTGIVAHNNSSSVFSQRVSRIFQASFGPLDTPSTISLTKTDVEPNYTEEDLKDMKIFEDARKNPPIMDFLTINATLPGFRAYRFYHAKVFRGSLFIQSLCEALSEEYLHKKPDESKQHLEDLLRCVQVKISKCSEELEKNSHGNVFWQTMPWEVCLSKHIRFCKGETEGTDISLREV, encoded by the exons ATGACCGACCAATGCCAAGAAGACTCATTGAAAGAGATTGACAGTTCTAGACACCCTGGTACGACCAACAGCCAGAAAAGAAGGCGCAATGCGGCGGAGAAGGAGACCACTTCAACTGACG AGGAAATAAGAGAACCAGTGCGTGAAGGGGATGACTGCAAGCTTTTCTGCATTTGCACTggaaaggaaaacgacgttCCCCAATATTTGTACGTTCCCCactttcaaaagaaagaaaacaagagacCAATTTATCAGGGGTACTACAAGTGCGATGTTCCAGCTGCCATCGTACAGATAGAACTGCTCCGTAGCGGTACgaccaaaaaagaaattgatcgAGAGCTTCTAATATTGAAAGAACTGGAGGTCCACGAAAATTTTATTCGCTATTTTACTCACGAGATGAACAAGGACTTCGT GTTCATTGCAACAGAACTGTGTCTGTGTTCAGTTGCAGACCTTTTAGATCCAGCTCTCGAGGAGGAAATCCCAGAGAAAGAAGCAATTCTGTTGGATTTACAAGCGAAAGAAATCCTGCGCCAGGCAACGAGAGGACTCAGCTACTTACACCAAAACAACTTCGTCCATCGCAACATCAAACCCAATAACTTTCTTATTAAAGATGTTAAAACAGGCGACAAATCATGTCGATTTGTAGTTAAAATAACTGATTTTCGCCTAACCAGAAAGCGTGATCCTCATAAGAACTTGCAGTTATCGGGGTCGGTTGCATCAGAAGGATGGGAGGCACCGGAAAGCAGAGATTTGACAAAAGATCTCAGCACAAAATTGGACGTCTTCATTCTCGGTTGTTTCTATCACTATGTCCTGGTTGCACTGTCGAAGAATGAAGCCAACAAAGGAAAGCCCAGACATCCATTCGGAGACAGCAGTAATACGCGTACGGATAACATTAACAATATAGATTATTTCTCTGAGAGAGAGCTTCCATTCGTTTCCAATGATGAGGAAGAGGCAAAAGTGGTAGATCTTATAAAGAAGATGTTGAAGTTCAACGAGGAGGAACGTCCAACATTACAACAAGTTCTTGCCGATCCTTATTTCATGCCTTCCGAAGATTACAACATATATAAGTCTGCGATACCCGGTCTTTGTGTTATCTTTAACCAGGAAGAATTCGAAAATGGAGAG GTCCGTAAAGGAAGCGAGAGGGACCGAAATAAGTTAAAGGAAACATTTAACAAACTGGGttttaaaactataatttATAATGATCAAAGTTCATATGCTTTGAAAACTGAAATCAAGAGTCTGGCCAAAAAAGATTTCAAGAATTATGGCTGTTTAGTTGTATGTCTTTTGTCTCACGGAATTGAAAATGCAATCCTTTGCTACGATGGTAGATATGTTAACACAGACGAACTCAAGTACGAGTTCTCTTTGGATAAGTGCCCCTCCCTCTATGGCAAACCGAAAATCTTCATCGTTCAGGCTTGTCAAGGAAACCTGGAACAGAGCCAAACGGGAATAGTTGCTCACAACAATTCATCATCCGTATTTTCACAGCGGGTCTCTCGTATTTTTCAAGCTAGTTTTG GTCCATTGGACACGCCTTCCACAATAAGCTTGACAAAGACCGACGTTGAACCCAACTATACCGAAGAAGATTTAAAAGacatgaaaatttttgaagacGCTCGAAAGAATCCTCCAATTATGGATTTCCTAACAATCAATGCAACCCTACCCGGTTTTAGAGCATATCGGTTTTATCACGCAAAAGTGTTTCGAGGTAGCCTTTTCATTCAAAGTCTCTGTGAGGCTTTGTCTGAAGAATATTTGCATAAAAAACCGGATGAAAGTAAGCAACACCTGGAAGACTTACTTAGATGTGTTCAGGTTAAAATCAGCAAATGTTCAGAGGAACTCGAAAAGAATTCACACGGAAACGTATTCTGGCAAACTATGCCATGGGAAGTATGCCTGAGCAAACATATTCGATTTTGCAAAGGTGAGACAGAAGGCACTGACATCTCCTTACGCGAAGTATAA
- the LOC116916882 gene encoding trypsin-1 isoform X1 codes for MHFIFWAINLSFLFGLVSSSAIKLPSDEFQTFDSIDEARQPIISIVGGTPAAAGEFPYLTVMRYNGGLRCGGSLFGDSHVLTAAHCLHGLPISDTSKLSVTANTLKLAADASAVTRSVAKFIIHPNYNTRNNDNDVALLVLSSPINNVEKVSLPDAEKVTTTTTSTSSTRRTTTRTTKRPFFATKTTRRPFFATTRRPSTAKTTTKVAIATTTRPTVKTSTTRRTLKRAATNPTIKTTVKTMTEKPIPRSFETYANKSAVIAGWGTTTSGGSISPVLLKATVQVLDNTICTKQYGSSLFVSANMLCAAAPGKDTCQGDSGGPLLVDGVQVGITSWGYGCASPNYAGVYTRVTSYVDWISATQVSNPAPASG; via the exons ATGCATTTCATATTTTGG GCAATAAACttatccttcctcttcggacTCGTATCTTCCAGTGCTATCAAACTCCCCagtg ATGAATTCCAGACATTCGATTCGATCGACGAAGCTCGACAGCCAATTATTTCGATCGTTGGTGGCACCCCAGCCGCCGCCGGTGAATTTCCATATTTG ACCGTTATGCGCTACAATGGTGGACTTCGTTGCGGTGGATCCTTATTTGGGGATTCACATGTATTAACGGCTGCCCATTGTTTGCACGG GTTACCTATATCAGACACGAGCAAATTAAGCGTGACTGCAAACACTCTGAAGTTGGCAGCTGATGCTAGCGCCGTCACGAGATCAGTGGCGAAATTCATTATTCATCCAAATTACAATACCCGAAACAAC GATAATGACGTCGCCTTGCTAGTCCTCAGTTCTCCCATTAACAACGTAGAGAAAGTTTCACTTCCTGACGCGGAAAAGGTGACAACAACTACGACATCCACATCATCAAcaagaagaacaacaacaagaaccACAAAAAGACCTTTCtttgcaacaaaaacaacaagaagacCTTTCTTTGCAACAACAAGGAGACCATCGACAGCGAAAACTACAACAAAAGTCGCCATTGCGACAACAACGAGACCAACGGTGAAAACGTCGACAACAAGGCGCACACTAAAAAGGGCCGCAACCAATCcgacaattaaaacaacagtAAAAACCATGACGGAAAAACCTATTCCAAGGTCTTTCGAGACTTACGCCAATAAGTCGGCGGTCATCGCCGGATGGGGAACAACAACTTCTG GAGGTAGCATTTCACCTGTACTGTTGAAAGCTACAGTCCAAGTTCTAGACAACACGATCTGTACCAAGCAATATGGAAGCTCTTTGTTCGTTAGCGCTAATATGTTGTGCGCTGCCGCCCCGGGTAAAGACACGTGCCAG GGTGACAGTGGCGGACCTCTTCTTGTTGACGGGGTTCAGGTGGGAATCACGAGCTGGGGCTATGGTTGTGCTTCTCCAAATTATGCTGGTGTGTATACGCGCGTCACCAGTTACGTTGACTGGATCTCGGCCACCCAGGTTAGCAATCCTGCTCCAGCTTCCGGATAA